A stretch of Besnoitia besnoiti strain Bb-Ger1 chromosome V, whole genome shotgun sequence DNA encodes these proteins:
- a CDS encoding putative transcription elongation factor 1 (encoded by transcript BESB_063410), whose product MGKRKSKALQTKKSKLPKLDKEFECPFCSHPRAVAVKMDRGRNIGTLACRICGTSYEKRINRLDEPIDIFGAWIDACVKANTQAAEQARRKVGSSAEGEVGGFDGDGASSAGLPFRGGLAGARPRAGGSTGEERRRLGIDAQEAARRRSSAVAEASDGDDEEEEDADSDEDLQRTSASVSSRGAASGSGARLKRLRGGRGTDDESSEYEDSATKERFYHRGDSAAPDAMRVLRRLREQQKEEEEEADSGRDGALFEDDE is encoded by the exons ATGGGGAAACGGAAAtcgaaggcgctgcagacgaagaaatCCAAGCTGCCCAAGCTCGACAAAGAGTTTGAGTGCCCGTTTTGCAGCCACCCTCGAGCGGTGGCGGTAAAGAT GGACCGCGGGCGAAACATAGGGACGCTGGCTTGTCGAATTTGTGGTACCTCGTATGAGAAACGAATCAATCGGCTAGACGAGCCCATCGATATCTTTGGCGCGTGGATCGACGCGTGCGTGAAAGCCaacacgcaggcggcggagcaaGCTAGGCGGAAGGTGGGGTCGTCCGCTGAAGGGGAGGTCGGCGGATTTGATGGAGAtggcgcttcttctgcaggtTTGcctttccgcggcggcctcgcaggcgcgcgaccgcgagcagGAGGGTCGACTGGAgaagaacgaagaagacTTGGAATTGATGCGCAGGAagctgcgaggcggaggagttCAGCAGTGGCAGAAGCCTCGGACGGggacgatgaagaagaagaagacgccgacagTGACGAGGATCTTCAACGCACATCGGCGTCCGTTTCAAGCCGAGGCGCGGCCTCAGGAAGCGGCGCCCGTTTGAAGCGTCTGCGGGGCGGCCGAGGAACGGATGACGAAAGCAGCGAGTATGAAGACAGTGCCACGAAGGAGAGATTTTACCACAGAGGCGACTCAGCTGCGCCGGATGCGATGAGGGTACTTAGGAGACTGCGAGAACAacagaaagaggaagaagaggaagcggacagtgggcgcgacggcgccttaTTTGAAGACGATGAGTGA
- a CDS encoding hypothetical protein (encoded by transcript BESB_063420), which translates to MKYHAAVILALLYADRLPTTESILIRRPGVALIPDGTAPTFLASRSDATTDHQSTSCVRGGNIGSKARDAKQPVQKGNTEACMEYCQSTPGCTHFTYNLTSKYCHIKSGRPQFYTYKNDVTGSRSCDFSCFVKGVTYTNAPQVADTLSTPLATDCQAACAAEPKCKVFVWHEDESKCYFKGEGFGKHKEVGVHPDAIAGPKEFCDMGGNLMQAEVANGGAPPTPSTGPQVTPGLQGPDAGPGLPPPEAEVEEPSEGDTAVGGSETEEPPAGGESVEGPEASTPSGSNDSTLTELPNATTDNPREACIHKGNTGSKAPNIKNAVQKGNTEACMEYCQSTPGCTHFTYNLTSKYCHIKSGRPQFYTYKNDVTGSRSCDFSCFVKGVTYTNAPQVADTLSTPLATDCQAACAAEPKCKVFVWHEDESKCYFKGEGFGKHKEVGVHPDAIAGPKEFCDMGGNLMQAEVANGGAPPTPSTGPQVTPGLQGPDAGPGLPPPEAEVEEPSEGDTAVGGSETEEPPAGGESVEGPEASTPSGSNDSTLTELPNATTDNPREACIHKGNTGSKAPNIKNAVQKGNTEACMEYCQSTPGCTHFTYNLTSKYCHIKSGRPQFYTYKNDVTGSRSCDFSCFVKGVTYTNAPQVADTLSTPLATDCQAACAAEPKCKVFVWHEDESKCYFKGEGFGKHKEVGVHPDAIAGPKEFCDMGGNLMQAEVANGGAPPTPSTGPQVTPGLQGPDAGPGLPPPEAEVEEPSEGDTAVGGSETEEPPAGGESVEGPEASTPSGSNDSTLTELPNATSDNPREACIHKGNTGSKAPNIKNAVQKGNTEACMEYCQSTPGCTHFTYNLTSKYCHIKSGRPQFYTYKNDVTGSRSCDFSCFVKGVTYTNAPQVADTLSTPLATDCQAACAAEPKCKVFVWHEDESKCYFKGEGFGKHKEVGVHPDAIAGPKEFCDMGGNLMQAEVANGGAPPTPSTGPQVTPGLQGSDAGPGLPPPEAEVEEPSEGDTAVGGSETEEPPAGGESVEGPEASTPSGSNDSTLTELPNATSDNPREACIHKGNTGSKAPNIKNAVQKGNTEACMEYCQSTPGCTHFTYNLTSKYCHIKSGRPQFYTYKNDVTGSRSCDFSCFVKGVTYTNAPQVADTLSTPLATDCQAACAAEPKCKVFVWHEDESKCYFKGEGFGKHKEVGVHPDAIAGPKEFCDMGGNLMQAEVANGGAPPTPSTGPQVTPGLQGSDAGPGLPPPEAEVEEPSEGDTAVGGSETEEPPAGGESVEGPEASTPSGSNDSTLTELPNATSDNPREACIHKGNTGSKAPNIKNAVQKGNTEACMEYCQSTPGCTHFTYNLTSKYCHIKSGRPQFYTYKNDVTGSRSCDFSCFVKGVTYTNAPQVADTLSTPLATDCQAACAAEPKCRVFVWEEDGSICRLYGEGFTAHEETGEFPRAIAGPKEFCDMGGNIARTGPADW; encoded by the coding sequence ATGAAGTACCATGCGGCTGTCATTCTGGCCCTGCTTTATGCAGATCGATTGCCGACAACTGAAAGCATTCTCATCCGACGCCCCGGTGTAGCTCTCATACCAGACGGAACGGCGCCAACGTTTCTAGCCTCTCGCAGCGATGCGACGACAGATCACCAGTCAACttcctgcgtgcgcggaggAAACATAGGTTccaaggcgcgcgacgcgaagcagccCGTTCAGAAAGGGAACACGGAGGCGTGCATGGAATACTGTCAGAGCACACCAGGCTGCACTCACTTCACGTATAATCTGACATCAAAATACTGCCACATCAAGAGCGGCCGGCCCCAGTTCTACACGTACAAGAACGACGTGACGGGGTCCCGGTCATGTGACTTCAGTTGTTTCGTGAAAGGTGTAACGTACACCAACGCGCCGCAGGTAGCTGACACTCTGTCGACGCCCCTGGCGACTGACTGCCaggcggcgtgtgcggcggagCCCAAGTGCAAGGTATTTGTGTGGCATGAGGACGAGTCGAAATGCTACTTCAAGGGGGAAGGCTTTGGGAAGCACAAGGAAGTAGGAGTACACCCAGATGCTATTGCCGGGCCGAAGGAGTTTTGCGACATGGGCGGCAACCTGATGCAAGCCGAGGTAGCGAATGGAGGCGCTCCGCCGACTCCTTCGACGGGGCCGCAAGTCACTCCCGGTCTCCAAGGCCCGGACGCAGGGCCagggctgccgcctccagaAGCCGAGGTAGAGGAGCCATCGGAGGGTGACACAGCAGTCGGTGGCTCTGAGACAGAGGAGCCACCAGCCGGCGGCGAATCTGTTGAAGGCCCCGAGGCAAGTACGCCTTCAGGAAGCAATGACTCGACGCTGACAGAGTTGCCGAATGCTACCACCGACAACCCGAGGGAGGCCTGCATTCACAAAGGCAACACAGGTTCCAAGGCACCCAACATCAAAAACGCCGTCCAGAAAGGGAACACGGAGGCGTGCATGGAATACTGTCAGAGCACACCAGGCTGCACTCACTTCACGTATAATCTGACATCAAAATACTGCCACATCAAGAGCGGCCGGCCCCAGTTCTACACGTACAAGAACGACGTGACGGGGTCCCGGTCATGTGACTTCAGTTGTTTCGTGAAAGGTGTAACGTACACCAACGCGCCGCAGGTAGCTGACACTCTGTCGACGCCCCTGGCGACTGACTGCCaggcggcgtgtgcggcggagCCCAAGTGCAAGGTATTTGTGTGGCATGAGGACGAGTCGAAATGCTACTTCAAGGGGGAAGGCTTTGGGAAGCACAAGGAAGTAGGAGTACACCCAGATGCTATTGCCGGGCCGAAGGAGTTTTGCGACATGGGCGGCAACCTGATGCAAGCCGAGGTAGCGAATGGAGGCGCTCCGCCGACTCCTTCGACGGGGCCGCAAGTCACTCCCGGTCTCCAAGGCCCGGACGCAGGGCCagggctgccgcctccagaAGCCGAGGTAGAGGAGCCATCGGAGGGTGACACAGCAGTCGGTGGCTCTGAGACAGAGGAGCCACCAGCCGGCGGCGAATCTGTTGAAGGCCCCGAGGCAAGTACGCCTTCAGGAAGCAATGACTCGACGCTGACAGAGTTGCCGAATGCTACCACCGACAACCCGAGGGAGGCCTGCATTCACAAAGGCAACACAGGTTCCAAGGCACCCAACATCAAAAACGCCGTCCAGAAAGGGAACACGGAAGCGTGCATGGAATACTGTCAGAGCACACCAGGCTGCACTCACTTCACGTATAATCTGACATCAAAATACTGCCACATCAAGAGCGGCCGGCCCCAGTTCTACACGTACAAGAACGACGTGACGGGGTCCCGGTCATGTGACTTCAGTTGTTTCGTGAAAGGTGTAACGTACACCAACGCGCCGCAGGTAGCTGACACTCTGTCGACGCCCCTGGCGACTGACTGCCaggcggcgtgtgcggcggagCCCAAGTGCAAGGTATTTGTGTGGCATGAGGACGAGTCGAAATGCTACTTCAAGGGGGAAGGCTTTGGGAAGCACAAGGAAGTAGGAGTACACCCAGATGCTATTGCCGGGCCGAAGGAGTTTTGCGACATGGGCGGCAACCTGATGCAAGCCGAGGTAGCGAATGGAGGCGCTCCGCCGACTCCTTCGACGGGGCCGCAAGTCACTCCCGGTCTCCAAGGCCCGGACGCAGGGCCagggctgccgcctccagaAGCCGAGGTAGAGGAGCCATCGGAGGGTGACACAGCAGTCGGTGGCTCTGAGACAGAGGAGCCACCAGCCGGCGGCGAATCTGTTGAAGGCCCCGAGGCAAGTACGCCTTCAGGAAGCAATGACTCGACGCTGACAGAGTTGCCGAATGCTACCAGCGACAACCCGAGGGAGGCCTGCATTCACAAAGGCAACACAGGTTCCAAGGCACCCAACATCAAAAACGCCGTCCAGAAAGGGAACACGGAAGCGTGCATGGAATACTGTCAGAGCACACCAGGCTGCACTCACTTCACGTATAATCTGACATCAAAATACTGCCACATCAAGAGCGGCCGGCCCCAGTTCTACACGTACAAGAACGACGTGACGGGGTCCCGGTCATGTGACTTCAGTTGTTTCGTGAAAGGTGTAACGTACACCAACGCGCCGCAGGTAGCTGACACTCTGTCGACGCCCCTGGCGACTGACTGCCaggcggcgtgtgcggcggagCCCAAGTGCAAGGTATTTGTGTGGCATGAGGACGAGTCGAAATGCTACTTCAAGGGGGAAGGCTTTGGGAAGCACAAGGAAGTAGGAGTACACCCAGATGCTATTGCCGGGCCGAAGGAGTTTTGCGACATGGGCGGCAACCTGATGCAAGCCGAGGTAGCGAATGGAGGCGCTCCGCCGACTCCTTCGACGGGGCCGCAAGTCACTCCCGGTCTCCAAGGCTCGGACGCAGGGCCagggctgccgcctccagaAGCCGAGGTAGAGGAGCCATCGGAGGGTGACACAGCAGTCGGTGGCTCTGAGACAGAGGAGCCACCAGCCGGCGGCGAATCTGTTGAAGGCCCCGAGGCAAGTACGCCTTCAGGAAGCAATGACTCGACGCTGACAGAGTTGCCGAATGCTACCAGCGACAACCCGAGGGAGGCCTGCATTCACAAAGGCAACACAGGTTCCAAGGCACCCAACATCAAAAACGCCGTCCAGAAAGGGAACACGGAGGCGTGCATGGAATACTGTCAGAGCACACCAGGCTGCACTCACTTCACGTATAATCTGACATCAAAATACTGCCACATCAAGAGCGGCCGGCCCCAGTTCTACACGTACAAGAACGACGTGACGGGGTCCCGGTCATGTGACTTCAGTTGTTTCGTGAAAGGTGTAACGTACACCAACGCGCCGCAGGTAGCTGACACTCTGTCGACGCCCCTGGCGACTGACTGCCaggcggcgtgtgcggcggagCCCAAGTGCAAGGTATTTGTGTGGCATGAGGACGAGTCGAAATGCTACTTCAAGGGGGAAGGCTTTGGGAAGCACAAGGAAGTAGGAGTACACCCAGATGCTATTGCCGGGCCGAAGGAGTTTTGCGACATGGGCGGCAACCTGATGCAAGCCGAGGTAGCGAATGGAGGCGCTCCGCCGACTCCTTCGACGGGGCCGCAAGTCACTCCCGGTCTCCAAGGCTCGGACGCAGGGCCagggctgccgcctccagaAGCCGAGGTAGAGGAGCCATCGGAGGGTGACACAGCAGTCGGTGGCTCTGAGACAGAGGAGCCACCAGCCGGCGGCGAATCTGTTGAAGGCCCCGAGGCAAGTACGCCTTCAGGAAGCAATGACTCGACGCTGACAGAGTTGCCGAATGCTACCAGCGACAACCCGAGGGAGGCCTGCATTCACAAAGGCAACACAGGTTCCAAGGCACCCAACATCAAAAACGCCGTCCAGAAAGGGAACACGGAAGCGTGCATGGAATACTGTCAGAGCACACCAGGCTGCACTCACTTCACGTATAATCTGACATCAAAATACTGCCACATCAAGAGCGGCCGGCCCCAGTTCTACACGTACAAGAACGACGTGACGGGGTCCCGGTCATGTGACTTCAGTTGTTTCGTGAAAGGTGTAACGTACACCAACGCGCCGCAGGTAGCTGACACTCTGTCGACGCCCCTGGCGACTGACTGCCaggcggcgtgtgcggcggagCCCAAGTGCAGGGTATTTGTTTGGGAAGAGGACGGGTCGATCTGTCGGCTGTATGGAGAGGGGTTCACGGCGCACGAGGAAACAGGCGAGTTTCCAAGGGCCATCGCGGGACCGAAGGAATTTTGTGACATGGGTGGCAACATAGCGCGGACTGGACCTGCTGACTGGTGA